One genomic segment of Hordeum vulgare subsp. vulgare chromosome 2H, MorexV3_pseudomolecules_assembly, whole genome shotgun sequence includes these proteins:
- the LOC123426987 gene encoding metal tolerance protein 1-like, whose amino-acid sequence MDSHNSSQPHVPEVIMDMSSASGAAGNKICRGAACDFSDASNTSKDLKERSASMKKLLIAVILCVIFMAVEVVGGIKANSLAILTDAAHLLSDVAAFAISLFSLWAAGWEATPQQSYGFFRIEILGALVSIQLIWLLAGILVYEAIMRLINESGEVQGSLMFAVSAFGLFVNIIMAVLLGHDHGHGGHGHSHGHSHDHDHGDSEDHGDHEQGHVHHHEHSHGTTITVTTNHHSHSSTGQHQDVEEPLLKHDGDCESAQPGAKPPKKPRRNINVHSAYLHVIGDSIQSVGVMIGGALIWYKPEWKIIDLICTLIFSVIVLFTTIKMIRNILEVLMESTPREIDATRLESGLREMEGVIAVHELHIWAITVGKVLLACHVTITQDADADKMLDKVIGYIKAEYNISHVTIQIERE is encoded by the coding sequence ATGGACAGCCATAATTCATCACAGCCCCATGTTCCTGAAGTAATCATGGACATGTCATCCGCTTCTGGAGCAGCTGGGAACAAAATTTGCAGGGGTGCTGCTTGTGACTTTTCTGACGCCAGTAACACCTCGAAAGATTTAAAGGAGAGGTCTGCATCCATGAAGAAGCTCCTAATTGCTGTGATCCTTTGTGTTATATTCATGGCGGTTGAAGTGGTTGGAGGCATCAAAGCAAACAGTCTTGCAATCTTGACTGATGCTGCCCATCTCCTTTCGGATGTTGCAGCCTTTGCCATATCTTTGTTCTCCCTATGGGCAGCTGGTTGGGAAGCAACACCTCAGCAGTCATATGGATTTTTCCGTATAGAGATTCTTGGGGCATTGGTCTCCATTCAGCTTATATGGCTCCTTGCTGGCATACTTGTCTACGAAGCTATTATGAGGCTCATTAATGAAAGTGGTGAGGTACAGGGCTCCCTCATGTTTGCTGTATCAGCTTTTGGTTTGTTTGTTAACATCATAATGGCAGTGTTGCTTGGTCATGACCATGGTCATGGTGGACATGGGCATAGCCATGGACATTCACATGACCATGATCATGGTGACTCAGAGGATCATGGAGATCATGAGCAGGGCCATGTACATCACCATGAGCACAGCCATGGTACTACTATTACCGTTACAACTAATCATCATTCTCATTCGAGCACTGGACAACATCAGGATGTGGAGGAACCATTGCTTAAACATGATGGTGATTGTGAGAGTGCCCAGCCTGGAGCCAAGCCTCCTAAGAAGCCTCGCCGTAATATCAATGTTCACAGTGCCTATCTGCATGTAATTGGGGACTCCATCCAGAGTGTCGGTGTAATGATTGGAGGGGCTCTCATCTGGTACAAGCCCGAATGGAAGATTATTGATCTCATATGCACCCTCATCTTCTCTGTGATTGTACTGTTCACCACAATCAAGATGATTCGGAACATTCTTGAAGTCCTTATGGAGAGCACCCCCCGTGAGATCGATGCCACCAGGCTTGAGAGTGGTCTCCGTGAGATGGAAGGCGTGATTGCCGTCCATGAGCTGCACATCTGGGCTATCACCGTGGGGAAGGTGCTCTTGGCTTGCCATGTGACGATCACGCAGGATGCGGATGCTGATAAAATGCTTGACAAGGTGATTGGTTACATCAAGGCAGAGTATAACATCAGTCATGTGACCATTCAGATTGAGCGTGAGTAA